Proteins encoded in a region of the Streptomyces sp. NBC_01298 genome:
- a CDS encoding DedA family protein yields the protein MSALSLPLSLSRLAEAASQVPPESTQQAIGYPTLFVLVALGALVPVIPTGALVSTAAVVAFHQDSLPFGLLLVFGVSSLAAFAGDMALYWLGRRGVRSRNGSRWLEALRRRATPERLAQAQRKLDENGVLVLVVSRLLPGGRIPVMLACLLAELPLRRFARGDGPACLAWAATYGLIGIVGGSLFAEPWKGVALAVALTLLISAAPPLWRRIRPGG from the coding sequence GTGAGCGCCCTGTCCCTGCCTCTGTCCTTGTCCCGGCTTGCGGAGGCGGCCTCGCAGGTCCCGCCGGAATCCACCCAGCAGGCGATCGGCTACCCGACCCTGTTCGTTCTGGTGGCGCTGGGCGCGCTGGTGCCGGTGATCCCGACCGGCGCGCTGGTCAGTACGGCGGCCGTGGTCGCCTTCCACCAGGACTCCCTCCCCTTCGGGCTGTTGCTGGTGTTCGGGGTGTCCTCGCTGGCCGCCTTCGCCGGGGACATGGCCCTGTACTGGCTGGGCCGCCGCGGTGTCCGCTCCCGGAACGGCTCGCGCTGGCTGGAGGCCCTGCGCCGGCGGGCGACCCCGGAACGCCTCGCTCAGGCGCAGCGCAAGCTCGACGAGAACGGCGTCCTGGTCCTGGTGGTCTCGCGCCTCCTCCCGGGCGGCCGCATCCCGGTGATGCTGGCCTGCCTGCTCGCGGAGCTCCCCCTGCGCCGCTTCGCCCGCGGCGACGGCCCCGCCTGCCTGGCCTGGGCGGCGACCTACGGCCTGATCGGCATCGTCGGGGGCTCCCTCTTCGCGGAACCCTGGAAGGGCGTGGCCCTGGCGGTGGCCCTCACCCTCCTCATCAGCGCGGCCCCGCCCCTGTGGCGCCGCATCCGTCCAGGAGGCTGA
- a CDS encoding TIGR03086 family metal-binding protein, with translation MPDPLLERHAEALRLFGRYVHSVSDAQWDAPTPCSEWSVRELVNHVTAEQLWIPPLVTDGRTVEDIGATFNGDVLGTDPAAAWDEASAAAHTAFEIPGALERTVRLSYGPALGSAYCSELTADCVVHAWDLARGIGADDRLPDGLVEFSIKEVMPYADGLAASGMYAAPLEVPAGANAQTRLLALLGRSG, from the coding sequence ATGCCGGACCCGCTGCTGGAGCGGCACGCCGAGGCGCTGCGGCTCTTCGGTCGGTACGTCCACTCGGTCTCGGACGCGCAGTGGGACGCGCCGACACCCTGTAGCGAATGGAGCGTGCGCGAGCTGGTCAACCACGTCACCGCCGAACAGCTCTGGATACCGCCCCTGGTCACCGACGGCCGCACCGTCGAGGACATCGGCGCCACCTTCAACGGCGACGTGCTCGGTACGGACCCGGCCGCCGCCTGGGACGAGGCCTCGGCCGCCGCGCACACGGCCTTCGAGATCCCCGGGGCGCTGGAGCGCACCGTCCGGCTCTCGTACGGGCCCGCGCTCGGGTCGGCGTACTGCTCGGAGCTGACCGCCGACTGCGTGGTCCACGCCTGGGACCTCGCGCGGGGCATCGGCGCCGACGACCGGCTGCCGGACGGCCTCGTCGAGTTCTCCATCAAGGAGGTCATGCCGTACGCCGACGGACTGGCCGCGAGCGGCATGTACGCGGCTCCGCTGGAGGTGCCGGCGGGGGCGAACGCCCAGACCCGGCTGCTCGCGCTGCTCGGGAGGAGCGGCTGA
- a CDS encoding ABC transporter permease, whose protein sequence is MRRSAARTVLRLAAASLRAHKRRFAGTFTAVLLGVAFLAGTLLMGDTLRASFDGMFAGAASGTDAVVRGSRVVTVQGEAQGTRQPVPTALVEEIRRIPGVALAAPVIQGAGQLVGSDGKPIGGQGPPTLAGNWIEDPELNPYRLAEGRAPERSGEVVVNRATADKGGLELGDTTVLRTPDPVPVTVVGLATFGGADGMGQVTYTGMTRADAEKYLTPAPGQAASIQVRAGPGTGQSELVETLTAVLPQGVEAITGQESAQENTDMISGRFLTLFTTMLLVFSGIALLVATFSIHNTFAIVVAQRTRENALLRALGASRRQVVGGTLAEAAVVAFAASAAGLLGGAAIAAGLQALFPAIGFPFPEGDLVISGPSMLIPLAVGVLVCLGSAVLPAVRAGRTAPLAALLDAAVDRSGASRSRTVTGAALGAAAIGLLLTGVLAVPSLWLSGAGAAMATASFVVLGPVAASSAVRMLGRPLERLRGVTGALAARNARRGPKRTASTATALMIGVAVVCLFTVFGASLKATMDGAVSRSFAGDVAVSAPSFGAGGSGLSPKLAPALAELPEVAGAVGLGKGVAEVDGSGRALTVTDPAALAAGLDLGAVSGGLDALGPDGIAVSAKEAARRGWRPGGTVALAFTDGQRQTFTIRAVYEHSELAGDYVITREAWAPHRAQDTDSLVGVTFKDGVSAAAGTAAVERTAALYGGPEVQTRAEYARSAAGGIDMMLTLVYALLGLAVLIALLGISNTLTLAVHERTRELGLLRAVGQTRGQLRAMVRWESVLVAAFGTAGGLALGGVLGWVLVKASDGASDSAFTFAVPPLQLTLVALVGVTAGVLAGRGPARRAARLDILRAVATD, encoded by the coding sequence ATGAGGAGGAGCGCGGCCCGCACCGTCCTGCGGCTCGCCGCGGCCTCACTGCGCGCGCACAAGCGGCGGTTCGCCGGGACTTTCACGGCCGTGCTGCTCGGCGTCGCCTTCCTCGCCGGGACGCTCCTCATGGGCGACACCCTTCGCGCGAGCTTCGACGGCATGTTCGCCGGCGCGGCGAGCGGCACCGACGCCGTGGTCCGCGGTTCCCGTGTGGTCACCGTCCAGGGGGAGGCGCAGGGCACCCGCCAGCCCGTACCGACGGCGCTCGTGGAGGAGATCCGGCGCATCCCGGGCGTGGCCCTCGCCGCCCCCGTCATTCAGGGCGCGGGGCAGCTCGTCGGCTCCGACGGCAAGCCGATCGGCGGCCAGGGGCCGCCCACGCTCGCCGGGAACTGGATCGAGGACCCCGAACTCAACCCGTACCGGCTCGCGGAGGGCCGGGCGCCCGAGCGGAGCGGAGAGGTCGTCGTCAACCGGGCCACCGCGGACAAGGGCGGACTGGAACTCGGCGACACGACCGTGCTGCGCACGCCCGATCCGGTCCCGGTGACGGTCGTGGGCCTGGCCACCTTCGGCGGCGCGGACGGCATGGGGCAGGTCACGTACACGGGGATGACCCGGGCGGACGCGGAGAAGTACCTGACCCCGGCGCCCGGTCAGGCGGCGTCCATCCAGGTGCGCGCGGGTCCGGGAACCGGTCAGAGCGAGCTGGTGGAGACGCTCACCGCGGTGCTGCCGCAGGGCGTGGAGGCGATCACCGGGCAGGAATCGGCCCAGGAGAACACCGACATGATCTCCGGACGGTTCCTGACCCTCTTCACCACCATGCTGCTCGTCTTCTCGGGCATCGCCCTGCTCGTCGCCACCTTCAGCATCCACAACACCTTCGCGATCGTCGTGGCCCAGCGCACCCGCGAGAACGCCCTGCTCCGCGCCCTGGGCGCCTCCCGGCGCCAGGTCGTCGGCGGCACGCTGGCCGAGGCCGCGGTCGTGGCGTTCGCCGCCTCGGCGGCCGGGCTGCTCGGCGGCGCCGCCATCGCCGCAGGGCTCCAGGCGCTCTTCCCGGCCATCGGATTCCCCTTCCCCGAAGGGGACTTGGTGATCAGCGGCCCGTCGATGCTGATTCCGCTCGCGGTGGGGGTCCTCGTCTGCCTCGGCTCTGCCGTGCTGCCGGCCGTACGGGCCGGACGGACGGCGCCGCTGGCCGCACTGCTCGACGCCGCGGTGGACCGTTCCGGGGCCTCCCGGTCCCGTACGGTCACCGGCGCGGCGCTGGGCGCGGCCGCCATCGGCCTGCTCCTGACCGGGGTGCTCGCCGTACCGTCACTGTGGCTGTCCGGGGCGGGCGCGGCGATGGCGACGGCCTCGTTCGTCGTACTGGGTCCGGTGGCGGCCTCGTCCGCCGTTCGGATGCTCGGCCGACCGCTGGAACGGCTGCGCGGGGTGACCGGCGCCCTCGCGGCGCGCAACGCACGGCGCGGTCCGAAGCGGACGGCGTCCACGGCGACCGCGCTGATGATCGGGGTCGCCGTCGTCTGCCTGTTCACCGTCTTCGGCGCGTCGCTGAAGGCGACGATGGACGGGGCCGTATCGCGTTCCTTCGCCGGTGACGTGGCCGTCAGCGCCCCGTCCTTCGGCGCGGGCGGCAGCGGCCTGAGCCCGAAACTGGCACCGGCCCTCGCGGAGCTGCCCGAGGTGGCGGGTGCGGTGGGCCTGGGCAAGGGGGTCGCGGAGGTAGACGGCTCGGGGCGGGCGCTGACCGTCACCGACCCCGCCGCGCTCGCGGCCGGCCTCGACCTGGGCGCGGTGTCGGGAGGGCTCGACGCGCTGGGACCGGACGGCATCGCGGTGTCCGCGAAGGAGGCCGCGCGGCGCGGCTGGCGGCCCGGCGGCACGGTCGCACTCGCCTTCACCGACGGGCAGCGGCAGACCTTCACGATCCGCGCGGTGTACGAGCACTCCGAGCTGGCCGGCGACTACGTCATCACGCGAGAGGCCTGGGCGCCGCACCGGGCGCAGGACACGGACTCGCTGGTCGGCGTCACCTTCAAGGACGGGGTGTCGGCCGCGGCCGGCACGGCGGCGGTCGAGAGGACGGCCGCGCTCTACGGCGGACCCGAGGTCCAGACGCGAGCGGAGTACGCGCGGTCGGCGGCGGGCGGCATCGACATGATGCTCACGCTCGTCTACGCGCTGCTCGGCCTCGCCGTGCTGATCGCCCTGCTGGGCATCTCCAACACGCTGACCCTCGCCGTCCACGAGCGCACCCGCGAACTGGGGCTGCTCCGGGCGGTCGGCCAGACCCGGGGCCAGCTGCGGGCCATGGTCCGCTGGGAGTCGGTCCTGGTCGCCGCCTTCGGCACGGCCGGCGGTCTGGCGCTGGGCGGCGTCCTCGGCTGGGTCCTGGTGAAGGCCTCGGACGGGGCGAGCGACAGCGCGTTCACCTTCGCGGTCCCGCCGCTGCAGCTCACCCTGGTCGCCCTGGTGGGCGTGACGGCGGGAGTCCTCGCGGGCCGGGGCCCGGCGCGGCGCGCCGCGCGCCTGGACATCCTGCGCGCGGTCGCCACCGACTAG
- a CDS encoding dihydrofolate reductase, which produces MSVGLIWAQSSAGVIGADNGIPWRLPEDMAHFKATTLGHPVVMGRKTWDSLPVRFRPLAGRRNIVVTRDPDWAAEGAERAGSIDAALELAAGGAGQQETAAPAAACWVIGGGEVYRAALAHAVMLSVTEVDTQVIGDTHAPELDPAWTVAGDGGWQSSVTGLRYRIRTYAR; this is translated from the coding sequence ATGAGCGTCGGGCTGATCTGGGCGCAGAGCTCCGCCGGCGTGATCGGCGCGGACAACGGGATCCCCTGGCGGCTGCCCGAGGACATGGCGCACTTCAAGGCCACCACCCTCGGCCATCCGGTGGTGATGGGCCGCAAGACCTGGGATTCGCTGCCGGTCCGGTTCCGCCCGCTGGCCGGGCGGCGCAACATCGTGGTGACCCGCGATCCGGACTGGGCCGCGGAGGGCGCGGAGCGCGCCGGGTCCATCGACGCGGCCCTGGAGCTCGCGGCGGGCGGGGCCGGGCAGCAGGAGACGGCCGCCCCCGCCGCCGCCTGCTGGGTGATCGGCGGCGGTGAGGTCTACCGCGCCGCGCTGGCCCACGCCGTCATGCTCTCGGTGACCGAAGTCGATACGCAGGTCATCGGCGACACCCACGCCCCGGAGCTGGACCCGGCGTGGACCGTCGCCGGGGACGGCGGCTGGCAGTCCTCGGTGACGGGCCTGCGCTACCGCATCCGCACCTACGCCCGGTAG
- a CDS encoding PadR family transcriptional regulator produces the protein MALRHAVLAALLDEELSGYQLAKAFGTGVANFWHALPQQLYTELAKLEREGFIAGREVVQDTRPNKRLFQVTDAGLAELERFTAAETKPCVIRDDLLVKVQAAEHVDTAGLIAQLAERTAFATAKAELFEKLLRSMRGERTEEEFLRHGARIGPYLTCLRGLEFERANRAWYERTTIILNERRASRGEH, from the coding sequence ATGGCATTGCGCCACGCCGTACTGGCGGCGCTGCTCGACGAGGAGCTGAGCGGCTACCAGCTGGCCAAGGCGTTCGGCACGGGCGTGGCCAACTTCTGGCACGCCCTGCCCCAGCAGCTCTACACCGAGCTGGCCAAACTGGAGCGGGAGGGCTTCATCGCGGGCCGCGAGGTGGTCCAGGACACCCGGCCGAACAAGCGGCTGTTCCAGGTCACCGACGCCGGACTGGCCGAGCTGGAGCGCTTCACCGCCGCCGAGACCAAGCCCTGCGTCATCCGCGACGACCTGCTCGTGAAGGTCCAGGCGGCCGAGCACGTCGACACGGCGGGGCTGATCGCGCAGCTCGCGGAGCGGACCGCCTTCGCGACGGCCAAGGCGGAGCTGTTCGAGAAGCTGCTGCGCTCGATGCGCGGTGAGCGCACCGAGGAGGAGTTCCTGCGCCACGGCGCGCGGATCGGCCCCTACCTCACCTGCCTGCGCGGCCTGGAGTTCGAGCGGGCCAACCGGGCCTGGTACGAGCGCACCACGATCATCCTGAACGAGAGGCGGGCATCCCGTGGAGAGCACTGA
- a CDS encoding thymidylate synthase, translating into MADTQYEDLLKLVLTSGTAKADRTGTGTRSVFGHQLRYDLSQGFPLVTTKKVHLKSIVYELLWFLRGESNVGWLREHGVTIWDEWADENGDLGPVYGAQWRSWPTPDGSHIDQISEVLDTLRRDPDSRRMIVSAWNVSELSKMALAPCHAFFQFYVADGKLSCQLYQRSADLFLGVPFNIASYALLTHMVAQQAGLEPGDFIWTGGDCHIYDNHVEQVTEQISRTPFEFPELKLHQADSLFDYTYGDVKVAGYQHHPAIKAPVAV; encoded by the coding sequence GTGGCGGATACCCAGTACGAAGACCTGTTGAAGCTGGTGCTCACCTCCGGGACGGCGAAGGCCGACCGGACGGGCACCGGCACCCGGAGTGTCTTCGGGCACCAACTGCGTTACGACCTCTCGCAGGGGTTCCCCCTGGTCACCACCAAGAAGGTGCACCTCAAGTCGATCGTGTACGAGCTGCTGTGGTTCCTGCGCGGCGAGTCCAACGTCGGCTGGCTGCGCGAGCACGGCGTCACCATCTGGGACGAGTGGGCCGACGAGAACGGCGACCTCGGCCCGGTCTACGGCGCCCAGTGGCGCTCCTGGCCCACCCCGGACGGCTCGCACATCGACCAGATCAGCGAGGTCCTCGACACCCTGCGCCGGGACCCGGACTCCCGCCGGATGATCGTCTCCGCCTGGAACGTCTCCGAGCTGTCGAAGATGGCGCTCGCTCCGTGCCACGCCTTCTTCCAGTTCTACGTGGCCGACGGCAAGCTCTCCTGCCAGCTGTACCAGCGCAGCGCGGACCTGTTCCTCGGCGTGCCGTTCAACATCGCCAGCTACGCCCTGCTCACCCACATGGTGGCCCAGCAGGCCGGCCTGGAGCCGGGCGACTTCATCTGGACCGGCGGCGACTGCCACATCTACGACAACCACGTCGAGCAGGTCACCGAGCAGATCTCCCGTACCCCGTTCGAGTTCCCCGAGCTGAAGCTGCACCAGGCCGACTCGCTGTTCGACTACACCTACGGCGACGTGAAGGTGGCCGGCTACCAGCACCACCCGGCCATCAAGGCCCCGGTCGCGGTATGA
- a CDS encoding SGNH/GDSL hydrolase family protein, whose amino-acid sequence MESTEQRRPTGHARYARYVALGDSQSEGVGDGDDRTGLRGCADRLAELLAVHEPDVLYANLAVRGRLAAGVREGQLGPALALRPDLATVVAGVNDVLRPRFDADEVAGHLEAMFAALTAQGARVATVTFPDIAKLVPLAKGAAPRVTALNDRIRRAAERHGVAVADFARHEASTDPRMWSADRLHAAPSGHAMIAAGVAHALGLPGSDDAWTRPLPGPAPAAPAGLRGVAGELRWAVGFAGPWIGRRLRGRSSGDGRTAKRPELLPVRLAA is encoded by the coding sequence GTGGAGAGCACTGAGCAGCGACGGCCGACCGGGCACGCCCGGTACGCCCGGTACGTGGCTCTCGGCGACAGCCAGAGCGAGGGCGTGGGCGACGGGGACGACCGCACCGGGCTGCGCGGCTGCGCCGACCGGCTCGCCGAGCTGCTCGCGGTCCACGAGCCCGACGTGCTCTACGCCAACCTGGCCGTACGGGGCCGCCTCGCGGCGGGGGTCCGCGAGGGGCAGCTCGGGCCGGCCCTCGCGCTCCGCCCCGACCTGGCCACGGTGGTCGCCGGGGTCAACGACGTGCTGCGGCCCCGGTTCGACGCCGACGAGGTCGCCGGGCACCTGGAGGCGATGTTCGCCGCGCTCACCGCGCAGGGCGCCCGCGTCGCCACCGTCACCTTTCCCGACATCGCGAAGCTCGTGCCGCTCGCGAAGGGAGCGGCCCCGCGCGTCACCGCGCTGAACGACCGGATACGGCGGGCCGCGGAGCGGCACGGGGTGGCCGTCGCGGACTTCGCCCGCCACGAGGCCTCCACCGACCCGCGGATGTGGAGCGCGGACCGGCTGCACGCCGCCCCGTCCGGCCACGCGATGATCGCCGCCGGGGTCGCGCACGCCCTGGGGCTGCCCGGCAGTGACGATGCGTGGACCCGCCCGCTGCCCGGCCCGGCTCCCGCCGCCCCGGCGGGCCTGCGGGGCGTCGCCGGGGAACTGCGGTGGGCCGTGGGCTTCGCCGGGCCCTGGATCGGGCGGCGGCTGCGCGGGCGCTCCTCCGGAGACGGCCGTACGGCCAAGCGGCCCGAGCTGCTCCCCGTACGCCTGGCGGCCTGA
- a CDS encoding methyltransferase domain-containing protein, protein MNAAEATEATDATKATDSAAAAHTAEPAHETAVYTHGHHESVLRSHRWRTAQNSAAYLIGALRPGMAVLDVGCGPGTITADLAELVGPEGRVTAVDAARDVVDQAAAYAKERGLTGIEFATADVHALDFPDDSFDVVHAHQVLQHVGDPVQALREMRRVCRPGGIVAARDADYAAMTWYPAAPGLEEWLDLYRRVARANGGEPDAGRRLRAWAREAGFTDVTCTATSWCYATAEEAAWWSALWADRTTASAYAGIATGGGHATRADLAAVADAWHTWGADPDAWFSVLNGEIICRA, encoded by the coding sequence ATGAACGCCGCTGAAGCCACTGAAGCCACCGATGCCACCAAAGCCACCGACAGCGCCGCCGCCGCTCACACCGCGGAGCCCGCGCACGAGACCGCGGTCTACACCCACGGACACCACGAGTCGGTGCTGCGCTCGCACCGCTGGCGCACCGCCCAGAACTCCGCCGCGTACCTGATCGGCGCGCTGCGCCCGGGGATGGCCGTCCTGGACGTGGGCTGCGGCCCTGGCACGATCACGGCGGACCTGGCGGAGCTGGTGGGGCCCGAGGGCCGGGTCACGGCGGTGGACGCGGCGCGGGACGTGGTCGACCAGGCCGCCGCGTACGCGAAGGAACGCGGCCTGACCGGCATCGAGTTCGCCACGGCCGACGTCCACGCGCTGGACTTCCCGGACGACTCCTTCGACGTGGTCCACGCCCACCAGGTGCTGCAGCACGTGGGCGATCCGGTCCAGGCCCTGCGCGAGATGCGCCGGGTGTGCCGGCCGGGCGGGATCGTCGCGGCGCGGGACGCGGACTACGCGGCGATGACCTGGTACCCGGCGGCTCCGGGGCTGGAGGAGTGGCTGGACCTGTACCGGCGGGTGGCCCGCGCCAACGGCGGCGAGCCCGACGCCGGACGCCGCCTGCGCGCGTGGGCGCGGGAGGCGGGCTTCACTGACGTGACCTGTACGGCGACCTCGTGGTGCTACGCGACCGCGGAGGAGGCCGCCTGGTGGTCCGCGCTGTGGGCGGACCGTACGACGGCCTCCGCCTACGCGGGGATCGCGACCGGCGGCGGACACGCGACGCGGGCGGATCTGGCGGCCGTCGCGGACGCCTGGCACACCTGGGGCGCGGACCCGGACGCCTGGTTCTCGGTGCTGAACGGCGAGATCATCTGCCGCGCCTGA
- a CDS encoding MBL fold metallo-hydrolase has translation MRDQTDAPSASRAVAGRDVPPTASRGDADADAGAGAGAGVRHARPRPLGEHRLWPRSFADRLTTPLPGLRAFARLAREGAFRPGPEGLRGIPDLPYAPAPLPAVATGSVSVTWAGHASWILRIGGLTVLTDPVWSRRILGTPARMTPVGVRWEELPPVDAVVISHNHYDHLDAPTLKRLPRATPLFVPAGLARWCRRRGFTRVTELDWWESAELGGVRFEFVPAHHWSKRSLLDACRTLWGGWMIGVADGWAGAAGAPRAAKKVYFAGDTGYGHWFGEIGRRHPGIDLALLPIGAYAPRWWLRDVHADPEEAVQACLDLGATRMAPMHWGTFVLSSEPVMEPLQRVRAAWARTGLPREHLWDLPVGASRAL, from the coding sequence ATGAGGGATCAGACGGACGCCCCCTCGGCCTCCCGGGCCGTGGCAGGCCGGGACGTCCCCCCGACGGCTTCCCGGGGCGATGCCGATGCCGATGCCGGTGCCGGTGCCGGTGCCGGTGTCCGGCACGCGAGGCCTCGGCCGCTCGGGGAACACCGGCTGTGGCCGCGCTCGTTCGCGGACCGGCTGACCACCCCGCTGCCGGGGCTGCGCGCGTTCGCCCGGCTCGCCCGCGAGGGCGCCTTCCGGCCGGGCCCGGAGGGGCTGCGCGGCATCCCGGACCTGCCCTACGCGCCCGCCCCGCTGCCCGCCGTGGCCACCGGGTCGGTGTCCGTCACCTGGGCCGGGCACGCCAGCTGGATCCTGCGGATCGGCGGGCTCACCGTACTGACCGACCCCGTCTGGTCCCGGCGGATCCTCGGCACCCCGGCCCGGATGACCCCCGTCGGGGTGCGCTGGGAGGAACTGCCGCCGGTCGACGCCGTGGTGATCAGCCACAACCACTACGACCACCTCGACGCCCCCACCCTCAAGCGCCTCCCGCGCGCGACGCCGCTCTTCGTTCCGGCCGGGCTCGCCCGCTGGTGCCGGCGCCGGGGGTTCACCCGGGTCACCGAACTCGACTGGTGGGAGTCGGCCGAACTGGGCGGCGTACGCTTCGAGTTCGTGCCGGCGCACCACTGGTCGAAGCGGTCGCTGCTGGACGCGTGCCGGACGTTGTGGGGCGGCTGGATGATCGGCGTCGCCGACGGGTGGGCGGGGGCGGCGGGGGCGCCCCGGGCGGCGAAGAAGGTGTACTTCGCGGGCGACACGGGCTACGGGCACTGGTTCGGCGAGATCGGGCGGCGGCACCCCGGAATCGACCTCGCGCTGCTCCCGATCGGGGCGTACGCCCCGCGGTGGTGGCTGCGGGACGTCCACGCGGACCCGGAGGAGGCCGTGCAGGCCTGTCTGGACCTGGGGGCGACGCGGATGGCTCCGATGCACTGGGGGACCTTCGTGCTCTCGTCGGAGCCGGTGATGGAGCCGCTGCAGCGGGTGCGGGCCGCGTGGGCCCGTACCGGGCTGCCCCGGGAGCACCTGTGGGACCTCCCGGTCGGGGCGTCCCGAGCCCTGTAG
- a CDS encoding aminotransferase class I/II-fold pyridoxal phosphate-dependent enzyme — translation MQRTTAEGRGQVRYGPPAPQPGLPVLPELTAVLASAAWRSAPEPAGGGVPVRAAAARHWGRRGLPTDPDHVAAGPGAPALLLALLGAYGGDVMLPRPCPAWWTPQVRLLGRRAYHVPTPAECGGVPDPYALLETVRRVRAEGGDPRVLLLSVADDPTATVPPPELLREACEAAASAGLFVVSDETWRDTVHRPVHGRLGGPDGPDGPGTDTPGGLPGTRDRLVVLSPAEMLPDDTAVLVDLSGALLPAGWPAAVVRFPGTPRGTWLRARTLDVLTATGGFVAGPVAGAAAHALDEPPAVAGRAAAAAALHGAVARAAHRELLAAGALARPPQAGRHLYADLTPLRSGLARQGVGDAMELEDWLGGRLGAPTPGGQRFADEAVAPRVRLSTGPLLGATPEERLAALTATDPLALPHVRDSLARLRSVLAGLSD, via the coding sequence ATCCAGCGCACGACGGCCGAGGGCCGGGGCCAGGTCCGCTACGGTCCGCCCGCACCCCAGCCCGGCCTGCCCGTGCTGCCCGAGCTCACGGCCGTCCTCGCGTCCGCCGCCTGGCGGTCGGCCCCCGAGCCGGCCGGCGGGGGAGTGCCCGTACGGGCCGCCGCCGCCCGGCACTGGGGCAGACGCGGTCTGCCCACCGACCCCGACCACGTGGCAGCCGGCCCCGGCGCGCCCGCCCTGCTGCTCGCGCTGCTCGGCGCGTACGGCGGCGACGTGATGCTGCCCCGCCCCTGTCCCGCCTGGTGGACGCCGCAGGTCCGCCTGCTGGGACGGCGGGCCTACCACGTGCCGACCCCGGCCGAGTGCGGCGGCGTGCCCGACCCGTACGCCCTGCTGGAGACCGTGCGCCGGGTGCGCGCCGAGGGCGGCGACCCGCGCGTGCTGCTGCTGTCCGTCGCCGACGACCCGACCGCGACCGTCCCGCCGCCCGAGCTGCTCCGGGAGGCCTGCGAGGCCGCCGCGTCCGCCGGGCTGTTCGTCGTCAGCGACGAGACCTGGCGCGACACCGTCCACCGGCCGGTCCACGGCCGCCTGGGCGGCCCGGACGGCCCGGACGGCCCGGGTACGGACACCCCCGGCGGGCTCCCGGGCACCCGCGACCGGCTCGTCGTGCTCAGCCCCGCCGAGATGCTGCCGGACGACACCGCCGTACTCGTGGACCTCTCCGGCGCCCTGTTGCCCGCGGGCTGGCCCGCCGCCGTCGTGCGGTTCCCCGGCACCCCGCGGGGTACCTGGCTGCGGGCCCGGACCCTGGACGTGCTCACCGCCACCGGCGGGTTCGTCGCGGGTCCCGTCGCCGGGGCGGCCGCGCACGCCCTCGACGAGCCCCCCGCCGTCGCGGGCCGGGCCGCGGCGGCCGCCGCCCTGCACGGCGCGGTGGCCCGGGCCGCGCACCGGGAACTCCTGGCCGCCGGGGCGCTGGCCCGGCCCCCGCAGGCCGGCCGCCACCTCTACGCCGATCTGACCCCGCTGCGCTCGGGGCTCGCCCGGCAGGGGGTCGGCGACGCGATGGAACTGGAGGACTGGCTGGGCGGACGGCTCGGCGCGCCCACGCCCGGCGGGCAGCGGTTCGCCGACGAGGCCGTCGCCCCGCGGGTCCGGCTGTCGACCGGGCCGCTGCTGGGCGCCACCCCGGAGGAGCGGCTCGCGGCGCTCACCGCGACCGACCCCCTCGCCCTGCCCCACGTACGGGACTCCCTGGCCCGGCTCCGGTCGGTCCTGGCCGGGCTGTCCGACTGA
- a CDS encoding nuclear transport factor 2 family protein, whose translation MSTDTSTADRFRAAVAGHDLAALDALFTDDVRLNSPVKSKPFEGKPAVLALFRVLLRTFEGFHYVGHFDGSVQSAGVPFGAEGAEGPATVLPFRTTVGDRQVHGIDMLHLTPEGLIDEITVMLRPQTAVVAVGEAVLAGLLTDGVVTG comes from the coding sequence ATGAGTACCGACACCAGCACGGCCGACCGCTTCCGCGCCGCCGTGGCCGGCCATGACCTCGCCGCACTGGACGCGCTGTTCACTGACGACGTCCGGCTCAACAGCCCGGTGAAGTCGAAGCCCTTCGAGGGCAAGCCGGCGGTACTGGCCCTCTTCCGCGTCCTGCTGCGCACGTTCGAGGGCTTCCACTACGTCGGGCACTTCGACGGCAGCGTCCAGTCCGCCGGTGTCCCGTTCGGGGCGGAGGGAGCCGAGGGACCGGCGACCGTACTGCCGTTCCGGACCACCGTGGGCGACCGCCAGGTGCACGGGATCGACATGCTGCACCTCACGCCGGAGGGCCTGATCGACGAGATCACCGTGATGCTCCGCCCCCAGACGGCGGTCGTGGCGGTCGGCGAGGCGGTCCTGGCCGGCCTGCTCACCGACGGCGTGGTGACCGGCTGA